From the Acidilutibacter cellobiosedens genome, one window contains:
- a CDS encoding B12-binding domain-containing radical SAM protein, with protein MDMLLVNNLNIGNADYREFPNIGLLNLASILYRNDIAVDIYDFSYEKYVNNKKFSNVHDEILEQIVDDIIDISPTVLGFTAMNDNYPFVIDLSNRIKDRIKNDKLDDIYIILGGPQASLSAEDTMKSFLCIDMIMIGEGEGNILAVVKSILNNSLDELKSVPNLAYRNKGKILFTDRDTSMVDVNSIQLIEPIFLDKFIVKEKIVSYPIDVGRGCPFSCSFCCTSKFWNRKFRLKTNNNIIKEILYIKNNYNINTFTFEHDLFTVNRDLVIDFCKKLKESNIDIEWSCSARIDTIDEELIDIMLDVGCKAIYIGIETGSQRMQKIINKNININDALTKIKMLSTKDVKITMSFMYGFKEETLEDLHLTLYFINEMIKLKISNIQLHRFTPFPSTTELDLVINDLYFDKNRINGFFYDKKFIKKYESLISNNINCFTNFCEFNTPVRENTDYLSEFVYSLVFLYRFFNYVYYYLIREFENKYIYDIYDYYKSDLINIINNVDIDSTYKNLKDEFFQVVLKFIEIISYSLASHTNNKNIIFMFHLGKEAFMLNFDKYKTQVIVEYPVDVISLQNTKTKSVEYKTTKVCISKKPNNKVSVKKI; from the coding sequence ATGGATATGTTGTTAGTTAATAATTTAAATATTGGGAACGCCGATTACCGCGAATTTCCGAATATTGGCTTACTAAATTTAGCAAGCATTTTATACAGAAACGATATTGCAGTGGATATATATGATTTTTCTTATGAAAAGTACGTTAATAACAAGAAGTTTTCAAATGTACATGATGAAATCCTTGAACAAATAGTTGATGATATCATTGATATAAGCCCAACAGTTTTAGGTTTTACGGCTATGAATGATAACTACCCCTTTGTTATTGATTTATCTAATAGAATTAAAGATAGAATTAAAAATGACAAATTAGATGATATTTATATTATTTTAGGAGGGCCACAAGCCTCATTATCTGCTGAAGATACCATGAAAAGTTTTTTATGTATTGATATGATAATGATTGGAGAAGGAGAAGGAAATATTTTAGCTGTTGTGAAATCAATTTTGAATAATTCATTAGATGAATTGAAGTCTGTTCCTAATTTAGCATATAGAAATAAAGGTAAAATTTTATTTACCGATAGAGATACATCTATGGTAGATGTTAATTCAATTCAACTTATTGAACCCATATTTTTAGATAAATTTATTGTCAAGGAGAAAATAGTGTCTTATCCAATAGATGTGGGGAGAGGCTGTCCTTTTTCCTGTAGTTTTTGTTGCACTAGCAAGTTTTGGAATCGCAAATTTAGATTAAAAACTAATAATAACATAATTAAAGAAATATTATATATTAAAAATAATTATAATATTAATACGTTCACATTCGAACATGATTTATTTACTGTTAATAGGGATTTAGTGATTGATTTTTGTAAAAAACTAAAGGAAAGTAATATTGATATTGAATGGAGTTGTTCTGCAAGAATAGATACTATCGATGAAGAACTAATTGATATAATGCTTGATGTTGGTTGCAAGGCTATTTATATTGGTATTGAAACGGGTTCTCAACGTATGCAGAAAATAATTAATAAAAACATCAATATAAATGATGCATTAACAAAAATCAAGATGTTAAGTACAAAAGATGTTAAGATAACTATGTCCTTCATGTACGGTTTTAAAGAAGAGACACTCGAAGACCTACATCTTACACTGTATTTTATTAATGAGATGATAAAATTAAAAATTAGTAATATACAGTTGCATAGATTTACACCTTTTCCAAGTACTACAGAATTAGATTTGGTTATAAATGATTTATACTTTGATAAAAATAGAATTAATGGTTTTTTTTATGATAAAAAATTTATAAAAAAATATGAATCTCTTATTTCCAATAATATTAATTGTTTTACAAATTTTTGTGAATTTAATACTCCGGTTAGAGAAAATACTGATTATCTCTCTGAGTTTGTATATTCATTAGTATTTTTATATAGGTTTTTTAACTACGTTTATTATTATTTAATAAGAGAATTTGAAAACAAATACATTTATGATATTTATGATTATTATAAAAGTGATTTAATTAATATTATTAATAATGTTGATATTGACTCGACATATAAAAATTTAAAAGATGAATTTTTTCAAGTAGTTCTTAAATTTATTGAAATTATTTCTTATTCTTTGGCAAGTCATACAAATAACAAAAATATTATATTTATGTTTCATCTAGGTAAGGAAGCATTTATGCTGAATTTTGATAAGTATAAAACTCAAGTTATAGTTGAATATCCAGTTGATGTTATTTCGCTACAAAATACAAAAACTAAGTCTGTTGAGTATAAAACTACAAAAGTATGTATTAGTAAAAAGCCAAACAATAAAGTCAGTGTAAAAAAGATATAA
- a CDS encoding ATP-binding cassette domain-containing protein: protein MKKRNNVVLKALFHSPLKILGLTILYIFTAIFVNILSKDLGTAFDIGISGSTNDFKDYAIKITLTLALLLAFQFLANVFEQKYYFETLKRTRLGIFNEIGKKPLYKFIEKDCGEYSSSLINDVKLLEEQFFNPVRLTYNHVIKLIIAIVFVIQINVGITIFIIIASFIPVLIPNLFTKKLSEKFSNYSVGISNYTMNLNELLEGYDVIKTYNAEDSIKFRHNEINEAALTTKRNAYNFLGIVSNIAAITSIFVMMGALLIGMFLSIHGILTVGEVFAITFISSNITAPLSTISSNFSNIKGSKKIIQKFNNEEYKKDELVELNNINKGIEFKNYFLTINKPILKNVNYTFEIGKKYAIVGGSGSGKSSLVKSILGYYYDYSGDIFVDGLELRTININSVYDNISYVPQSVSFFQGTIRDNLSYFKSNTKLKLTEVLEFANIYKKIQSLPNKLDTEIDRTVSELSGGEKQRIGIARSVVEGKQIFILDEATSALDGKNYNIVENNILEKDITLITVTHRLDKNILEKYDDIIVLENGEIVENGRFEDLIDKKSHFYQLYFGN, encoded by the coding sequence ATGAAGAAAAGAAACAATGTAGTTCTGAAAGCACTTTTTCATAGTCCCTTAAAGATACTTGGACTTACGATATTATACATATTTACGGCAATTTTTGTAAACATTTTAAGCAAGGATTTAGGAACTGCATTTGATATTGGAATCAGCGGATCAACTAATGATTTTAAAGATTATGCTATTAAAATAACTCTAACTCTTGCACTTTTATTGGCATTTCAATTTTTAGCCAATGTATTTGAGCAAAAATATTATTTTGAAACTTTAAAGAGAACTAGGCTTGGTATCTTTAATGAAATAGGTAAGAAACCATTATATAAATTTATTGAAAAGGATTGTGGAGAATATAGCTCTTCACTTATTAATGATGTAAAATTATTAGAAGAACAATTTTTTAACCCCGTAAGGCTTACCTATAATCATGTGATTAAGCTGATAATAGCTATAGTGTTTGTAATACAAATTAATGTGGGAATCACTATATTTATAATTATTGCTAGTTTCATCCCTGTATTAATACCAAACCTTTTTACAAAAAAGCTATCAGAAAAATTTTCAAACTATAGTGTCGGTATATCTAATTACACTATGAATCTAAATGAACTATTAGAAGGTTATGATGTAATAAAAACTTATAATGCAGAGGATTCTATAAAGTTTAGACATAATGAAATCAATGAAGCAGCTTTGACTACAAAAAGAAATGCATATAATTTTTTGGGGATTGTATCCAATATTGCAGCCATAACTTCGATTTTTGTAATGATGGGAGCATTATTAATCGGCATGTTTTTATCTATTCACGGTATTCTAACAGTAGGTGAAGTTTTTGCTATAACTTTTATATCCAGTAATATTACAGCTCCTCTCAGTACAATTAGTAGCAATTTTTCAAATATTAAAGGCAGTAAAAAAATCATTCAAAAATTCAATAACGAAGAATATAAGAAAGATGAATTAGTAGAACTGAACAATATTAATAAAGGTATAGAATTTAAAAATTACTTTTTAACTATCAATAAACCAATTTTAAAAAATGTTAACTATACTTTTGAAATTGGTAAAAAATATGCTATAGTAGGTGGGAGCGGGAGCGGTAAAAGCTCGTTAGTGAAGAGTATATTGGGATATTATTACGACTATTCCGGGGATATCTTTGTAGATGGGTTAGAATTGAGAACTATAAATATAAATAGTGTATATGACAATATTTCATATGTTCCACAAAGTGTATCCTTTTTCCAAGGAACAATTAGAGATAATTTAAGTTATTTTAAATCAAATACAAAATTGAAACTAACAGAAGTATTAGAATTTGCAAATATATACAAGAAAATACAGAGCCTACCTAATAAATTAGATACTGAAATAGATAGAACTGTTTCAGAACTTTCTGGGGGTGAAAAACAAAGGATTGGTATTGCCAGATCCGTAGTAGAGGGTAAACAAATTTTTATTTTAGATGAAGCCACATCTGCGTTAGATGGTAAAAATTATAATATAGTTGAAAATAATATTTTAGAAAAAGATATAACATTAATTACAGTTACCCATAGACTAGATAAAAATATTTTAGAAAAATATGATGATATTATTGTTTTAGAAAATGGAGAAATAGTTGAAAATGGAAGATTTGAAGATCTCATAGATAAGAAAAGCCATTTTTATCAATTATATTTTGGAAACTGA
- a CDS encoding ABC transporter ATP-binding protein → MINYLRKNKLLLFIYGIFSLVTYAFLTLIFTSYSWITDIALNNDLAQGKVVTIQVMLMLLGMLIFVIIMFFIERYILYRVSKSLRGDMVNKLLDLNYNSFYEKDNVYYSSMIVNDVDILENEYYMSLVDIIGEVIQILVMIFFIAKIDLKYVFIILLLTIPSLIQPSLLKKKIGIAGLNSSKAMTRYNDKTNEYIYGMEEITTSNKHTIFQEKFKDDVFKLEDTRYNEKFLGAINFVLAAVVIYFLKVGALIVFVNDVVAKLIEVSAATALFGYANNIGNPVSSILDYYEKINASKNVKEKVDTFLNEGNDFEDSLDDIDDIERIDVKNLSFSYNDTQVLKNINFTFNKGYKYAIFGGSGSGKSTLIKLIMGFYKTYDGQIFFNDMELKTIKNSSLWKQMAYIQQKVFIMSGTLKDNITLFSNKYTDDEINKAVKFSGLDGLIKSLPNGIDTYIEEGGKNFSGGEKQRISLARALLSDKSIFLLDESFSALDNKNSMEIEKNILDIDKTIIMISHRPNDNLYKYDDIIVFKDGEIAEHGLYDELLKKDTYFYNLIQDSKGGENDEEKKQCSSESTFS, encoded by the coding sequence ATGATTAATTATTTAAGAAAAAACAAATTACTTCTATTTATCTATGGGATATTTTCCCTTGTGACCTATGCTTTTCTAACTTTAATATTTACTTCATATTCTTGGATAACAGATATTGCATTAAATAATGATCTTGCTCAAGGAAAAGTTGTTACCATTCAAGTTATGTTAATGCTTTTAGGGATGTTAATTTTTGTAATCATTATGTTTTTTATTGAAAGATATATTCTTTATAGAGTTTCAAAATCCTTAAGGGGAGATATGGTAAACAAATTACTTGATTTAAACTATAATAGTTTCTATGAGAAGGATAATGTATACTATTCTTCCATGATTGTAAATGATGTTGATATTCTAGAAAATGAATACTATATGAGTTTAGTCGATATCATTGGAGAAGTAATTCAAATTTTGGTTATGATATTTTTTATTGCAAAAATTGATTTAAAGTATGTATTTATTATTTTGCTATTGACCATACCTTCTCTAATACAACCTTCTTTACTTAAGAAAAAAATTGGTATAGCTGGGCTTAATAGTTCAAAGGCAATGACTCGATACAATGATAAAACTAATGAATATATCTATGGTATGGAAGAAATCACAACAAGCAATAAACATACTATATTTCAAGAAAAATTTAAAGATGATGTTTTTAAATTGGAGGATACCAGATATAATGAAAAATTCCTAGGTGCAATAAACTTTGTTTTGGCAGCTGTTGTAATTTATTTTTTAAAAGTTGGAGCTTTGATAGTCTTTGTAAATGATGTTGTAGCTAAATTAATAGAAGTTTCTGCAGCTACAGCCTTGTTTGGATATGCAAATAATATAGGTAACCCTGTATCATCCATACTGGACTATTATGAAAAAATCAATGCAAGTAAAAATGTTAAAGAAAAAGTAGATACTTTTTTAAATGAGGGAAATGATTTTGAAGATTCATTAGACGATATTGATGATATTGAAAGAATAGATGTTAAAAATCTAAGTTTTTCCTATAATGATACACAAGTTTTAAAAAATATTAATTTTACATTTAATAAAGGATATAAATATGCAATTTTTGGTGGCAGCGGCAGCGGTAAGAGTACATTGATAAAACTTATTATGGGTTTTTATAAAACTTATGACGGTCAGATATTTTTTAATGATATGGAGCTGAAAACAATTAAAAACAGCTCACTTTGGAAACAAATGGCATATATTCAACAGAAAGTGTTCATAATGAGTGGAACCTTAAAGGATAATATAACTTTATTCTCAAATAAATATACAGATGATGAGATAAATAAAGCCGTTAAATTTTCAGGACTTGATGGATTAATAAAAAGCCTACCTAATGGTATCGATACATATATAGAGGAAGGCGGAAAGAATTTTTCAGGAGGAGAAAAGCAGAGAATTTCATTGGCTAGGGCGTTACTATCAGATAAATCTATTTTCTTATTAGATGAAAGCTTTTCTGCACTTGATAATAAAAATTCTATGGAAATTGAAAAGAATATTTTGGACATTGATAAGACTATAATAATGATTAGCCATAGACCTAACGATAATCTATATAAATATGATGATATTATAGTTTTTAAAGATGGAGAAATAGCGGAACACGGTTTATATGATGAATTGCTTAAGAAAGACACATATTTTTACAATCTAATCCAAGATAGCAAGGGAGGGGAAAACGATGAAGAAAAGAAACAATGTAGTTCTGAAAGCACTTTTTCATAG
- a CDS encoding sugar phosphate nucleotidyltransferase, translating to MNKMGVIKIKAVIMSGGKGTRLRPLTCQIPKPMVPIFNKPVMEYIIKLLKSHNIYDIAVTLHYLPNEITEYFNEGEKYGVHMSYFIEDVPLGTGGSVKNAKGFLDSTFLVISGDAFTNIDITKAVKFHKENNSKATLILKKEPIPLEYGVVITGEDGRIKKFLEKPGWGEVFSDTINTGIYILEPEVMNYYKAGENFDFGKDLFPRLLKDGIPMYGYITSDYWCDVGDLHSYMNTHVDFLEKKVFPVEDAEEVKKGIWIGRGTIVEEGAQLFPPVYIGKNTIVKKDSKIYGCTVIGDNCYLGENTSVKKSILWKNVHICNNAEIRKSVLCDGVRISDRVRIFENSVIGTSSIIKDNAVIKSNVKVWPEKRVERDMVVKNDLIWGTGVSKNIFGKRGVSGIFNQDITTEFSSKLGGAFASLYQGKSLFVIASDEKDSSQIIKNALNSGVVSAGGRMVDIRVGTVPMVRYAVNYLKGDGGIFVSCGDSNSDTISIEFFDDKGKNIDRTQERKIENEFSIGDFNRTNGGKIKDIIEISNFSSLYLKYGEEILDHISSIKEKRPKIVIGSKSKYIIGLAEKYLKNIGCNTVSILEEELKEIKEKIISVKGDMGIIVFQNGENIILIDHEGNFIKDEKYNFLTFLIGLETKKIKNIVIPYNFPRTAVSLAENYGGSISITKTNVSEIMKEMEKDDSHFQYILSFDALFAAGKIIDYVSYKNIKLKDIASEIPDFHFIKKEIPCKWEDKGKIVRLLSEDKKQQLEMFEGVRFLDKNGWALILPDIEKPTFNLYAEGSTEEFAEEISDFYYEKIKRLLEDKR from the coding sequence ATGAATAAGATGGGAGTGATAAAAATTAAAGCAGTAATAATGTCCGGAGGAAAAGGAACTCGGCTCAGACCTCTTACATGTCAGATTCCAAAACCTATGGTTCCTATATTTAATAAACCCGTTATGGAATATATAATTAAACTTTTGAAAAGTCACAATATTTATGATATAGCTGTGACTCTTCATTATTTACCCAACGAAATAACGGAATATTTCAACGAAGGAGAAAAATATGGGGTTCATATGAGTTATTTTATAGAAGATGTCCCTCTCGGAACTGGAGGAAGTGTAAAAAATGCTAAAGGATTTTTAGACAGCACGTTTTTAGTAATAAGTGGAGATGCCTTTACAAATATTGATATAACCAAGGCCGTAAAATTCCATAAGGAAAATAATTCAAAAGCTACTTTAATTTTAAAAAAAGAGCCCATACCTTTAGAATATGGTGTAGTAATTACCGGCGAAGATGGGAGGATAAAGAAGTTTTTAGAAAAACCCGGTTGGGGAGAAGTATTCAGCGATACTATCAATACGGGAATATATATTCTTGAACCGGAAGTAATGAATTATTATAAGGCCGGAGAAAATTTTGATTTCGGCAAGGATTTGTTTCCTCGTTTGCTTAAAGATGGTATTCCAATGTATGGATATATAACTTCAGATTATTGGTGTGATGTCGGAGATTTACATTCTTATATGAATACTCACGTTGATTTTTTGGAGAAAAAAGTTTTTCCTGTAGAGGATGCCGAAGAAGTAAAAAAAGGCATATGGATAGGCAGGGGAACAATAGTTGAAGAAGGCGCTCAACTGTTTCCTCCTGTTTATATAGGAAAAAATACTATAGTAAAGAAGGATTCAAAGATTTATGGTTGTACCGTAATAGGGGATAATTGCTACTTAGGCGAAAATACATCTGTTAAGAAGAGTATCCTATGGAAGAATGTCCATATATGTAACAATGCCGAGATAAGAAAATCGGTCTTGTGTGATGGTGTGAGGATATCCGATAGAGTAAGGATATTTGAAAATTCGGTAATAGGCACTTCATCCATAATTAAGGATAACGCTGTTATAAAATCTAATGTTAAAGTATGGCCTGAAAAAAGAGTTGAAAGGGATATGGTTGTTAAAAATGATTTGATCTGGGGTACCGGTGTTTCTAAAAATATATTTGGGAAAAGAGGCGTATCCGGAATATTTAATCAGGATATAACAACGGAGTTTTCGTCAAAATTGGGAGGAGCATTTGCTTCATTATATCAAGGAAAAAGTTTATTTGTCATAGCTTCCGATGAGAAAGATTCATCTCAAATCATAAAAAATGCATTAAATTCGGGAGTAGTTTCCGCGGGAGGAAGAATGGTGGATATTCGTGTAGGAACTGTTCCCATGGTAAGATATGCTGTCAATTACCTTAAAGGAGACGGAGGTATTTTTGTAAGCTGCGGAGATTCAAATTCAGACACAATATCAATAGAGTTTTTTGATGATAAAGGGAAAAATATTGACAGAACTCAAGAAAGAAAAATTGAAAATGAATTTTCTATCGGAGATTTTAATAGAACAAATGGGGGCAAAATAAAGGATATAATTGAAATTTCAAATTTTTCGTCTCTTTATCTAAAATACGGAGAGGAGATTCTTGATCATATTTCATCAATAAAGGAGAAAAGGCCTAAAATCGTTATAGGCTCAAAATCAAAATATATTATTGGTCTGGCAGAGAAATATTTAAAGAATATAGGCTGTAATACTGTTTCCATATTAGAAGAAGAATTAAAGGAGATAAAAGAAAAAATTATATCTGTAAAGGGAGATATGGGTATAATAGTTTTCCAGAATGGGGAAAATATTATTTTAATTGACCACGAAGGAAATTTTATAAAAGACGAAAAATATAATTTCCTTACTTTTTTGATAGGATTGGAAACTAAGAAGATTAAAAACATAGTCATTCCTTATAATTTTCCAAGGACAGCTGTTTCATTGGCGGAAAATTACGGAGGAAGTATATCTATAACAAAAACGAATGTGTCTGAGATAATGAAGGAAATGGAAAAAGATGATTCGCATTTCCAATATATATTAAGTTTTGATGCTCTATTTGCTGCAGGGAAAATAATAGATTATGTATCCTATAAAAATATAAAGTTGAAAGATATTGCCTCAGAGATACCGGATTTTCATTTTATAAAGAAAGAAATACCATGCAAGTGGGAAGATAAAGGGAAGATTGTAAGACTTTTGTCGGAAGATAAAAAGCAGCAACTGGAGATGTTTGAAGGAGTAAGGTTTTTAGATAAAAACGGTTGGGCATTAATACTTCCTGATATTGAGAAACCTACTTTTAATTTATATGCTGAAGGTAGTACCGAAGAATTTGCAGAAGAAATATCGGATTTCTACTATGAAAAAATTAAAAGACTTTTGGAAGACAAAAGATAA
- a CDS encoding M16 family metallopeptidase, protein MNEVLNFYLENGLQVLLHKIPNIKMIATGIWIKQGSKNENDEMNGISHYTEHMAFNRNNSNNKDIERNFQSLNDFGVTYNATTTKEYTYYHFKGLKESLDICLKTIKSIVVNNTKFDKEIFLNERKVILQEARSYYASFNQIVECINQAIYGNYSVGRNILGSLDNISNIKLEDVEKIVSNTYTPENAVLILIGDIDYDKSIKLIEDIFEDWEDTPTFKINENIIDTPGIYYKKTPNTSNSVLSLGFKVKNGNIEDILISEMLIKILADPIMSQRITQKIRQEKGIAYNVGGFVTEYEDFSTLAISVVCKHEDVEEATGIIVEEINHLLGEGINDEEFNRAKMSLITEKNLDFNDLSKKLIYFGKYASYNQLYFLENTIRKIKKIQLDDVVKKSKNILRYNNLGLAIIGDTNMDIVIENLEKIS, encoded by the coding sequence ATGAATGAGGTTTTGAACTTCTATCTTGAAAACGGACTACAAGTACTTTTACATAAAATTCCTAATATAAAAATGATAGCTACTGGAATATGGATAAAACAAGGCAGCAAGAATGAAAACGATGAAATGAATGGAATTTCTCACTATACAGAACATATGGCATTTAATAGAAATAATAGTAATAACAAGGATATTGAGAGAAATTTCCAAAGTTTAAATGATTTTGGAGTTACTTATAATGCCACTACAACAAAGGAGTATACATACTATCATTTTAAAGGTTTAAAAGAGAGCCTTGATATTTGCTTAAAAACTATTAAATCTATTGTTGTTAATAATACTAAATTTGATAAGGAAATATTTCTTAATGAAAGAAAAGTAATTCTTCAAGAAGCTAGGTCATATTATGCATCTTTTAATCAAATTGTTGAATGTATTAATCAAGCAATTTATGGCAACTATTCAGTTGGAAGAAATATTTTAGGGTCTTTAGATAATATTAGCAATATAAAACTTGAAGATGTTGAAAAAATAGTTTCGAATACATACACACCAGAAAATGCTGTTCTAATTTTGATAGGGGATATTGATTATGATAAAAGTATAAAATTAATCGAGGATATATTTGAAGATTGGGAAGACACTCCAACGTTTAAGATTAATGAAAATATTATCGATACACCTGGCATTTATTACAAAAAAACTCCCAATACTTCCAACAGCGTTCTCTCGTTAGGTTTTAAAGTTAAGAATGGTAATATAGAAGATATTTTAATATCTGAAATGTTAATTAAAATTCTTGCAGATCCTATAATGAGCCAACGAATTACTCAAAAGATTCGACAAGAAAAGGGTATTGCGTACAATGTTGGAGGTTTTGTTACTGAATATGAAGATTTTTCAACCCTTGCAATCTCTGTGGTTTGTAAACATGAAGATGTTGAAGAAGCAACTGGTATTATTGTTGAAGAAATTAATCATTTGTTAGGAGAAGGTATTAATGATGAAGAATTTAATAGAGCCAAAATGTCTCTTATTACTGAAAAAAATCTCGATTTTAATGACCTAAGTAAAAAGTTGATATATTTTGGGAAATATGCTTCATATAATCAGCTGTATTTTTTAGAGAATACTATAAGGAAGATTAAGAAAATACAGTTGGATGATGTGGTTAAGAAAAGTAAAAATATTTTAAGGTATAATAATCTTGGACTAGCTATAATAGGTGATACTAATATGGATATAGTTATAGAAAATTTAGAAAAGATTAGTTAA
- the istB gene encoding IS21-like element helper ATPase IstB, producing the protein MKVKLNEEIKEYCNILKLKGIKTHYEEVISEAADYEDFLHKLLTYEMEEKDKRSIECRIRNAHLPYRQYIEDIEIDCLPVDMQKRLPELATLDFIEKGKNIIMTGNPGTGKTMVSIALALKACMAGYKVLFTTIPLLVTTLKESNSAKTLRYFENRFEKYDLVVADELGYTSFDREGTDLLFNNLSLRAARKSTIITSNLSFERWIEVFGDPTVTSAMIDRLTYKAILVDMEGDSYRLRETLRENGASIKSLTA; encoded by the coding sequence ATGAAGGTTAAATTAAATGAAGAGATTAAAGAATACTGTAATATATTGAAACTTAAAGGAATTAAAACTCACTATGAAGAAGTAATATCTGAAGCGGCTGATTATGAGGATTTTCTTCATAAGCTTTTAACTTATGAGATGGAAGAAAAGGATAAGCGTTCCATTGAATGTCGTATTCGAAATGCACATTTGCCTTACAGGCAATATATTGAAGATATTGAAATTGACTGTCTCCCAGTAGATATGCAGAAAAGACTTCCTGAGTTAGCAACACTTGATTTTATCGAAAAAGGCAAAAATATCATAATGACCGGTAACCCGGGAACCGGAAAAACTATGGTTAGTATTGCTTTAGCATTAAAGGCTTGCATGGCAGGTTATAAGGTTCTGTTCACGACAATTCCACTACTGGTTACTACATTGAAGGAAAGCAATAGCGCTAAGACCTTGAGATATTTTGAGAATAGATTTGAAAAATATGACCTTGTAGTGGCAGATGAACTTGGGTACACCTCGTTTGACCGGGAAGGGACAGATCTGCTGTTTAATAATCTTTCTTTAAGGGCAGCAAGGAAATCAACAATAATTACTTCTAACCTTTCATTTGAGCGTTGGATTGAGGTTTTCGGTGATCCGACAGTTACAAGTGCGATGATAGATAGACTTACTTACAAGGCAATTCTTGTCGACATGGAGGGTGATTCTTATCGGCTAAGAGAAACATTAAGAGAAAATGGTGCATCTATTAAATCTTTAACAGCTTAA